Within Capra hircus breed San Clemente chromosome 7, ASM170441v1, whole genome shotgun sequence, the genomic segment tggtatttctttggagggaatgatgctgaagctgaaactccagtactttggccacctcatgtgatgagttgattcattggaaaagactctgatgctgggagggattgggggcaggaggagaagaggatgacagaggatgagatggctggatggcatcatggactcgatggacgtgagtgtgagtgaactccgggtgttggtgatggacagggaggcctggcgtgctgcgattcatggggttgcaaagagtcggacacgactgagcgactgaactgactgactgactgaaggcagttctatttccagtttttttaggattctccacactgttctccatagtggttgtactagtttgcattcccaccaacagtgtaagagggttcccttttctccacaccctctccagcatttattgcttttagacttttggatcacagccattctaagGATATACAATctgctataaaatatttatataccttGTGAAACTAACTTCAGTcaaatgaagttttctttttgaaTTCTCCAGCTAAAAGCAGGCCTGGCTGTATTGCTTAGTATAAGCAGAAGTACTTAATTCTGAATAAACTTCTCTTAAGCAGTTGCTGAAGAGTCCCTTCTCTTTGGTGGCAAATAGAAGTAAAAATACAATTAATACCTTTTATTATATCTGCATTTTCACACACTCACTGGCTTGATTAGCTGAAAACAGCCCAAACTTCTTCATGGGAGCAAAGTAATTTTCTGagtaaaattctttgaaaaatttataaataaatatattaatatttatatctcTACAGCTGACATTTTAAATGCCTTCATTGAAATTCAGGGGTCACAGTGAATTGATTCTAGACCTCTTTACCTGAAActcaatttaattctttttttctttttttccatccacttcagttcagttcagtcgctcagtcgcgtctgacttttgcgaccccatgaatcgcagtacaccaggcctccttgtccatcaccatctcccggagttcactcagactcacatccatcgagtcagtgatgccatccagccatctcatcctctgtcgtccccttctcttcctgaccccaatccctcccagcatcaaagtcttttccaatgagtcaactcttcaaatgaggtagccaaagtattggagtttcagcttcagcatcattccctccaaagaaatcccagggctgatctccttcagaatggactggttggatctccttgcagtccaagggactctcaagagtcttctccaacaccacacttcaaaagcatcaattcttcggcactcagctttcttcacagtccaattctcacatccctacatgactactggagaaactatagccttgactagacggacctttgttccaTCCACTTAGGTACTTAGGAGTATCCGCTGAGACTTACATAATATCAGTTAAATCACTAGCAGCCCAGGATGGCCACAAGCCAAGGTTGGGGTAGGAGTTCACACAACTTCTATAGAAATTTTCCCTGGTGTGTTTAGTATCAGTTGGTGCAGAAAGACAccacttatttatttagattCTTCCAATATTATTATGCCTCTAAATTTTTagatcatatattttatatgttgttACTCAGTAAGTGCACAGTATTGATATTTCTGCATATACTGATTTATTTCCTATTATGATTATATTGGCCaaatataaaaaatcaaatagaatgtgtttaatttaataaaacatgTGAGCAAAGATTCTCTAAAATATCACACTTGTGACAATAGTTTTCTTTTGGTAAAACTCATTACATTATAAAAAATATCATGTAATAgttataattaaattataattaaattggtaattttttcatttaataagctatctaatgaaaataatatgtaCTTTGGTGCAATGATATTGAGAAAATATTCAACAATAAATTTTATTGCAGATTATAATGTGTTCTTATATTTCCAATAGTTTTCAGTAAGTTAATTAATTGCACATTTTATTTGACAAGATGTAATATTGATTcagcttacattttttaaatatttgatttgtGAATTACAATGTGTCCAGAGGAAGATTTCCttatgtttaatttattttgagttcTTTGAGCTTCATGGATCTGGATGTTCACTTCCCTCCCCAGATTTACAGTTtctatattgttttcatttactACATTAAATTAACTTTcgcctccctttctctttctttcctccttttgggATTTCCATAATGCATATATTAATGACTTATACTATCATACAAGTGctatacatttttttccattctttctcacagtttttgttgttgctattattgtTCTTTTTGGTAATCTCTGATCTCATAGATAATTCTTTTGCTTGATCTAGTCTGCTATTTAGTCTCTATTGcttttttttcagttcaattaCTGTGTCCTTCAGTTCTAGGGTTAGAATTTGTTTGGTTCTCTTTTACAGTTTCAACTTTTGttgaacttttcattttgttcctaTATTGATTTTCTAATTCTGAATAGTTGTTTATGTTCTCTGCTACCTCACTAagcatttttaagataaatattctgaattattagtcaaatatttttcaaatggaaTTTGTGATATCTTTTCAGATTTTGAGAATTTCCAGGAGAGGGCCAAGTGACAGATATGGTTGTACTGATTTGTCACTTTATATAATTctaacttttttccccccaagttcagttcagttcatttattcagtcatgtctgactctttgcaatcccaaggactgcagcatgccaggcctccctgtccatcaccaactcccagagtttgcccaaactcatgtccattgagtcagtgatgccatccaattatctcatcctctgtcatccccttctcctccagccttcaatctttcccagcatcagggtcttttccaatgagtcagttcttcacatcaggtggacaaagtattggagtttcagcttcaacatcagttcttccaacgcacactcaggcctgatctcttttaggatggactggttggatctccttgcagtccaagggactctcaagagtcttctccaacaccacagttcaaaagcatcagttctttggcactcaactttctttacagtccaactctcacattcatacattactactggaaaaactatagccttgactagatggacctttgttggcaaagtaatgtctctgcttttgaatatgctgtctaggttggtcataaatttccttccaaggagtgagtgtcttttaatttcatggctgcagtcactatcttcagtgattttggagtcccccaaaataaagtctgacactgtttccccatctatttaccatgaagtgatgggactggatggcatgatcttagttttctgaaagttgagtttcaagtcaaagtttttgctctcctctttcacttttatcaagaggctctttggttcttcttcactttctgccatgagggtggtgtcatctgcatatctgaggttattgatatttctcccagcaatcttgattccagcttgtgcttcttccagcccagcatttctcatgttgtactctgcatataagttaaataagcagggtgacaatatacagcctggaagtaattttttccctatttggaaccagtctgttgttccatgtccagttctaactgttgcttccttacctgcatacagatttctcaagaggcagttcaggtggtctagtattcccatctctttcagaattttccacggtttatcgtgatccacaaagtcaaaggctttggaataatcaataaagcagaatttttttttttcctggaactctcttgcattttcaatgatccagcggatgttggtaatttgatctctggttcctctgccttttctaaaaccagcttgaatatctagaagttcacggttcacgtattgctgaagtctggcttgtaatattttgatcattactttactagcctgtgagatgcaGGCAATGGtgaggcagtttgagcattctttggcattgcctttctttggtattggaatgaaaactgaccttttccagtcctgtggtccctAAATTCCTCCTCAATTGAGGTGAGGAGAGAgtaggcaagaacaatggagtagattgccatttccttctctgggggatcttcccaacccaaaaatTGAACctacttctcctgcactggcaggcagattctttactgctgagccaccaaggagcccCACTTAatgaatatcatatattaatataattttaatattataagcAGTATGCCCagaatagaatatattttaatgataataatatattCCATTATCTTTGTGTTACAGTGAATATAACTGACATAAAACATTGTGTTACATTTAGGCATAGATGctctgatatatatgtatgtgtgtgcatgtgtgtatatatatatatatatatatatatatatatattgcaaaacttagcatgcatgtatgcatatattgCAATaagattaccacaataagtttagttaaaaTCCATCACAAACAATTACAATTGTTTCCTActgataataattttttaatctactattttagcaacttttaaatataaaatgtatcatttttttattataattacaaTGCTCTTCAGTACATCCCTAGTACCTATCTCCAAACTGGTAATTTATACCTTTGACGAACATTACCTTAAACTTTTAATAACATTGTAGTGCttgaagtataattttaaaatttatgtggctctctttctccctttttatgtatgtgtgtatacatatatatgtgtatatatatatatatattccaaatcTACTGTAATTGGAATATATGTATGGTCTATATTTATAtggaatatataattatattctatatttatatggaatatacacacatatatataaatatgtagagAGAGAATCATAtaagtttttataaaattattttccctggtagctcaaacagtaaagaatctacttgcaaagcaggagacctaagttcgatccctgggttgcgaagatcccctggagaagggaatgacaaccactctggtactcttgcctggagaattccacagaaagaggagcctggtgggctacagtccctggggtcacaaagaatcagacacaactgagcgactaacacacatatgtataatcAATACAAtgcaattttattataaaatatttttacaccTTCTTATAATTTTAGTGGGAGAAAGTTGAAAACATTGAGCCATATTTGACTTTCTATTAGAGACTGACAATTATAATTGGTACCATAGAGAGGAAggtatattttttagatatatGTATTTGCAAGGCAAATGCCTGTGATAAACTTTATCATTATCAAGATTTtggaaacatctacttctttctACAGTTGAAGAGATAAgaattttttattatcttttcagAAATATGAATAACAGATATCATCTAAATATAACTGTGGAAATAGAGattttttctattgctttttctgGACAAAGTTACTTTTGAGCATATTTTTAAGTGCTTCTAGAACATCTTTATTCCTAAAGCTGTAGATAACTGGGTTGAAAGATGGTGTGAGGATGGTGTAGAATATTGCCAGGAACTTATCCTGGCCTGGAGTGTGATACTTTTTATGTCTCATGTATGTGAAAATAAATGGCCCATAGTACATTATAACTACAATCATATGGAAGAAACAAGTAGAAAATGACTTTTTCCATGCCTCTGATGATTTCATTTGGAGGACAGTAAGGAGAATTTGGACATAAGATGCAAAGATTAGAGAGAAAGGGACAAGCAGAAAAATGATGCCACTTACATATATTCCTCGTTCATAGAGTGTTGTGTCCACACAGGACAACACCAACATGGCAGGGACTTCACAGAAAAAGTGGTCAATGACTCTTGTGCcacaaaagggaaagtgaagtgcaTAAGCTGTGTGAACTATGGAGTTGATTATCCCAATAAACCAGGCCCCTCCAGCCATGAGAACGCTGACACAGTCATTCATAAGAATGGGGTAGCGCAGTGGGTGGCAGATGGCTACATAGCGATCGTAGGACATTGCTGCCAGGAGAAGGCACTCACCACCCAAGAGGGTGAGGGAGAGGAATATCTGGAAGCCACAGGCTGCAAATGAAATCGTTTTGTTGCCTGACAGAAAGTTAGTGATCATTTTGGGAACAATGTTGGAAATATGCAAGATATCCATAAGAGAGAGATGGCTAAGCAGGAAGTACATTGGAGTATGAAGTCGTAATTCCCTGCGGATAATGAGAATCATGACTGTATTTTCTGTTACAGTCAAAACAAAAATGGTGAATATAAAAGAGAAGAATACCAGACTTGCTTGAGAAGAAGTAAAGAGTCCCAAAAGAATGAAGTCATTGCTGAAAGTGTGATTCTCATGCCCcgtcatgaattccttattttacctataaataaataaataaataaataaataatcaaattaGATCTAaacagaaaagggggaaaaagtagTGTGAATCTCAATCTTGCTTACACTTAGCTGTATGTGAAAATGAGAGTTACTGACGTGTATTTTGCAATTAAAGCCAAAGGAATTTCAAGCAACTTTTGAAGTGGATATTTTTTGTAATACGATGTTTATCCATTAAATtagctacttttaaaaaatttatttattttttaattgaaggataatagctttacagaattttgttgttttctgccaaatatcaacatgaatcagccatagactacttttttttttattatggaatAAACAAATTCTGATTTTACATTGAATTCCTTGAAATTTTGAAATCAATTTACTGCAATTTTATGAGCTTTAAATGATCAGCATATGAATGAGGTTTGCAGGATATATGCATGTAAATTTGGTCCTGACTGTTTTTACTGGTTTGACTTACTAGCTCAGTAAAAAATCCATATAGATGTAGATTCAGATTTCAGGCAGTGGTGCCTGCCAAGAACTGGTTGATCATAAGTCTTGAACATCAGTGGTTACTGACAATGGAAATTCAATATGTCTGTATACAAAGCTGTTGATGTTTTCTCATGCCTGGAATAATTTTGtcctcctgatttttttttccctatagtcATCCTGATTCAAAACTTAATACATCATCTTAGTATTGAGTATGGGTAATGTCTAGTCTACTCACATTGAGTCCCTGTACCATCATAAGTTCtcaaatgcttattttaaaaattagtgattTATGTTTGTCTGGTCCCTGTTATCAAAGGTTTCTAATGATGTAtcaattattttacatttttagagaGTGTGCATTTTCTCCACAAGATTGTTTATTGTTTTGTCTTCAGGTACTAGAAACACTCCATAGCACATTCACTAAATCCTTCATCATCCTACTTCTACCATCCTGCCACTATCTATGAGGCACCTAAAGTTTCAACAGCTCTCCTTTATAACCTATTGCATGATCAGTCAATCAAGGATCTGGAAACATACTCCCAAGATGCTAGAATGATGAAAAAAATATCTTGTATCACAGCCAGAATCTTGAATGAAATTTTATTCTTGAATCAAAAGAGGAATACTCTAGTGGTGAGTTTGCTTGCTTTATGTTCAAAGTGGAGACATATGCattacatgtctttttttttttttttttttatttaaagtcactcagttgtgtccgattctttgtgaccccatggactgtatagagtactggagtgggtagcctttcccttctccagagcatcttcccaacccagggatcgaaccggggtctcccgccttgcagggggattccttaccagctgagccaccatggaagcccaaaatctgacacttgcagtttgtCTCCTCCTGGCGCTTAAGAGATAAAAAGTGTCTGACACGTGCAGCCtgtttcctccgtttggagacccctggccttcctgccggTTACCCTCTcattcctcccttttcttttaggaggaTTATAGCCCCTTCCAAATTTGTGCAACTCTTACCCAACATAAAGTCTCTTTCCTTCTAGCATCAAAATTTCCTTGTTTAATAATGCTAAATTTCAGAAAAGAGATATGCAATGCAGTTTATATACTTGTATTTTCTAGAAGAATCTTGAAGATGAATCATAGAAAATGCTATCacttttaggttttattttagcTAAAAACACAGCCATATTTCAATCCTtcctcaaaggaaataaaaagacctTCATATTCTTTACTCAGTGAACGTACCACACTCTAATCATTATCAGTTTTCATTTATCAGGATTTTCAAAATACActataaacaaaatcaaattatTTGTCATTCTTTACTagatttatcattataaaattaaGCACACACAATATTGTTTTACATTTCCATTTAACTAGAGGTCAGTTATTCATTAATCTTGGTAAGACTGCATATTTATatgttaaagaaatatttgtatgTTCTAACATCTTGTCTTTACATTAAAGTTATCATTGTAATgtaaacaaatgcaaaaacaccaaatcatttctttctgaaaaatacttGCTTTGAAAAGTATTTAATTTGGAAATCCTAGGAAATACTAAATCTGAAGATTTATATTTTGCAGTATATGACACTGCCATTTACACTTTTTAAGTATTCTATAACTTATAATATCAGTGACTTGTTTGATAAAAGAATGATAAGTTCTCTCAGAAAACTTCAAATATCAGACTTAGTTGGTGAGCAACTGACTTGAAATAACTGGTTGTTATAAACAATTCAATAAACTGAATAGATTTTCATTGAAAATTGAATTAccctaaaaatgaatgaaatagaagTTTTCACTTTTAAGAAGTTGATATGGAATATGGGTAGAAAATTGTATGATAGATATTACCTAGCCTGAGGGCTGGTGTGCTTTTGACTCAGATAAAGATATTaatcataaatataaaaaatagaaatataacctAAATTTTTCTAATGCTTTGAAGAAACGAACAAGAAGTTACAATGTAAACACATATCTTTTATGTCTCTTCATGATATAAAACACCAATTAATAATGAAGTTTGAGTTGAAATGAATTTCTATAAAGTCAGGATAATAGTGGTACATTTTTCACATTAATCTTTTGAAGATTAAGTGAAACACATTAGACAATACACTACATAATACACACATGCATtgttatataataatacatacatacatgtagtCTATacatacatgaacacacacaccaaACAAAGATCGGCACATTGTAAAAACTCAAACTAaaggttattctttcttcttattattatttttgtttctatgacTAGTGTTAGAATTTCTATCATTAATAaattgttatatttaaaatacacatttaagcCATTATATAGGCTTatagagacagggagagagagaaataaacaggACCTTAGAGAATATAATCAGGTAACTGGAAGTAAACTTTAATGAAGTGAACCGGAAATTCAATTTTGTTCACTATCTGTTAAAATTAGCGACTTTCTGGGAGAGAAACCAACTCTGCATGCTGAATGAAGGTGTTTAGATTGGCTTCCTCACACTTATACACATGTATAGATCTGTGTGACAGAGGAAAGTAATGTTTTTTGCTGCTTCTTATCCTGAAATCAGTCAGGAGCTGTTCACAATTTCATCTGAAATAGCCAATGATATTGCCATTACACATTTCTTGCCCTGCAGACTTTTCAGAGTACTACATCATGCCCCAAGGAATTATTGTAAGATGATCTTACTTCTGCCTCTTCTTGCTGCCTCCTCTCCAGTTAAAGAGAATCTTGTGATTAGCATCTCACATTAATATCAAATTCATCATCTACAATGCTGAACTGCACAAGTTCCCTTAAACAATGAGTGATCCCATTGCATATAACTGCTCCATACAGAAATCAGAAAATCATTCTAACTTCTCTTTGTGTCTTCCCTCTTCCATTTGCAAATCACCATCTCCTACTGATTCTATGCAAATACTTCTCATGGGTTATTCCACATATAGTTGTGTGCTATATGTGTCCATGGAGGCTCTAAGGCATCCATTCTACTCTTTAAATTAAGTAGACCTGTATGAGCTCTGCAACACCTGAATAGTATCACATGCTTCTCAAATCTACTTGAATCCAGTGGAATGTGTTCAAGTAGATAAATTTAGACAACAGAAGTGCGTTGGGACTGTGTGCAGAGGCACACACCTTTCTTGTTCCTTCATCCTACTAGTTTGAATCTGCATGTGATGATACTTGGTTGTGCATTCTTCCTGGAAGAGTTATACAGGAAACAAAGCTCAGGGATTCAGGAACAGAAAATTGTAAGATACCATAAATTATCCTATTGATCTTGACAACTAAGTATATTAGCATGAGATAACTCACTAAAATGTTCAAAAATTgatttgagaaggaaaaaaggagtaGGTTGTTCTGTGGTAATCATTTTCTATCTTTAACATTCCTACTAGATCACTGATTTTTATAGGTAACCAATCTAGTATAATTTTAGtatgttttatccaaaatgtctAATACTTGGCTTTATGGAATAGAATCTGAAAGTACTCTAATATTGTAATGATAATTTGAGTAGTCTTGTGCCTCCCATTACTCCCCACATAAATACTCTTTTTGCTCTAGTTTGTTAGTTTTCCTAGAACACAGATTTAAGAATGCAAATTTCTGCTGGGTAcgttaaattaaataaatacataaacataaaataagatCTCCTTACCTTTAGTTCCCATTTTATGAAACTGAAGTATTTGTACTcgtttaattttgtgttttttttttttttttttaatctttgcctaTACCCTCTTCTCTCTTCCACACAGTCTTCTCCATCACTGCTAGGGACTTTATAGCCTTCTACTAAGATTTTATGTTTGCTCCTTCATGTGCACAGATTTCCTTGATATTTTTCGAActgtcttctctccttccctttcttgcTCAGGACTATACAGTTATGCCAGGATGCCATATCTGTTCTAGAGCCTCTCCATTTATGCTTAATTATACTCTCTACACATTGAACATGACCTATCCACTCCTTCTTAACCTGGGCTCGGAAGTCTTCCCAAGGCCCATATCTCACCCCATTTCATTTTACTCATTTCTCACTACCCAGAAAAGGTCCTTTTTGTTGAGCTTTTTCCATATCTAACACACTAGCCCAACTGGTGCCTCATAGGCTACAAGCAACACTCTCCTCAATAGGCCTTTGCTTATACCATTCAGGCATCTGATTCAATATTATTTCTTACTTCTTACAGAGTGTTTGAAAGACATGGGTGATGCCTCAATCCAGGCACTTCCTTTGACATAGCTGAGGGTTTACAGGGACATGGGGAATAAATGTCTTGAGAGGAGCAATAAGAAACTGAGAGGGCACCCACCTCTTGAAGTCCTGCTGTGTGTGGCTTCTGGGAAAGAAAACAACCACCCTTTGATAAAGTGACATGGGAAAATGTCCCTATGGAACAGTCAAAGaaagaagttgaaaaaaaaaaaaaaaaggcatgaggAAATACTTTGTATGGAGAAAGGTATGGACGCTGAAACATAGATTTTCCTCTGGGTGCTATGGAAGAGTTTATGTGAAAGGGTTAAAGGGATAGTCTATTTAAGTGTTAATTGTAATGTTAATTACAATGTTAATTAAATGTAAGTATTAATTATGCAAAGTGGTATAAGCTTTTGATGAGGGAGAGGgaaattgccttctctgaatcctTTCCCAtcattctctctttcctttgtatattttatttctacttttttttttttaagtcactcagtcatgtccaactctttgcaaccccatggattgtagcagacctggcttctccatccatggggttctacaggcaagaatactggagtggattaccatttccttctccagggtatcttccccacccagggatcaaacccgggtatcCCGCATTGGAGGctgatgctttaacctctgagccaccagggaagcggttTGCAACTACTCTTCCTGTTAAGGTTTCTGTGTATGACCTGTTCCTTACACTAGGTAGAGGCTC encodes:
- the LOC102172144 gene encoding olfactory receptor 2AJ1-like, translated to MTGHENHTFSNDFILLGLFTSSQASLVFFSFIFTIFVLTVTENTVMILIIRRELRLHTPMYFLLSHLSLMDILHISNIVPKMITNFLSGNKTISFAACGFQIFLSLTLLGGECLLLAAMSYDRYVAICHPLRYPILMNDCVSVLMAGGAWFIGIINSIVHTAYALHFPFCGTRVIDHFFCEVPAMLVLSCVDTTLYERGIYVSGIIFLLVPFSLIFASYVQILLTVLQMKSSEAWKKSFSTCFFHMIVVIMYYGPFIFTYMRHKKYHTPGQDKFLAIFYTILTPSFNPVIYSFRNKDVLEALKNMLKSNFVQKKQ